A window of Desulfohalovibrio reitneri contains these coding sequences:
- a CDS encoding serine dehydratase beta chain, which yields MRAGHRFLQVLRGLDGDALARATGVTARLFGSLSATGRGHGTDRALVAGCWAIARKRWSRPF from the coding sequence ATGCGGGCGGGACACAGATTTCTCCAGGTCCTGCGCGGACTGGATGGCGACGCCCTGGCCCGGGCCACAGGGGTGACGGCCAGGCTGTTCGGCTCGCTCTCGGCCACGGGCAGGGGGCACGGCACGGACCGCGCCCTGGTGGCCGGCTGCTGGGCCATCGCCCGGAAGAGGTGGAGCAGGCCTTTCTAG